The Chloroflexota bacterium region CCTTTATCTTGTCAGTGGCGAATCCGGCCATGCAAAAAGAGTCTAGAATAACAGTGGCATCTTTATCCAGGAAATCGAAAAGCTCAGCCGCCACGAAGTGAGGATTAATAGGCTTGTTATCGCGCACCTCATCTATAAGCGCTTTTCCCTTAGCTTCGTCTTCCTCTCTCACCTTGTTTACTATGCTCAACCACTCGCTTCTGTCCGGCTTACTTTTCATCATGTCTTTAGCGCAGTCTATCATCTGCCGCAAGACCGGCTTGGGACTGCCAAAAATTGATAACTCACTGGACAGTCTGGTTGTAAGTTCCTCAGGGTCTTCAGATACCTGGATATACCTGACATTCTCAACTGGAAAACGTGGTGGCATACCAAAGCCCTCAAGCATATTCATTTTTAAGCCGAAGATGGCGATCACATCCGCTTGCATCTGAATTGGTCTTCGGAAGCCGGCGCCGAAGGCTAAGGGGTGGTCCTCAGGCACGGCCCCCCTGCCCATTCTCCGCGTCAGTACCGGAATATCAAGCAGTTCAACGAATTCCCTGAGTTCCTCTGATGCATCAGACCAGTAAATACCATCGCCACCGATAATCACCGGTTTTTTTGCTTCAAGTAACATGCGCGTTGCTTTTTCTACCATTTGGGGGTCGCCCGCTGGTCGGGATGGAGTGGCACAGAGGCCATGTGGCAAGTAGCCTCGTAAGGAACCTTCCTCCCCGGCTACCAGTCCCTGGATGTTTATTGGGAATTCAAGACCCACCGGTCCACAGGGATAGGTTGTAGCATCCCGGATGGCCTTCTGCGTGAAGTAAGCTGCCATAGAAGGGTCAATTATCCGCCTGGTCCACTTGGTGAAATGACCGGATAACGGCTCGGCATATGCCTCTTGGAAAGGGCCCCAACCATCTTCTTCTGTGGCATGCTGCCCGAGAAGACAAATGACCGGGCTCCGGGCTAGATAGGCTTGGTACATA contains the following coding sequences:
- a CDS encoding thiamine pyrophosphate-binding protein — its product is MAEIKVVGTVAKILKEEGVDWYAGVHGGHVWQLQVALDRAGIKCYHMRHEQSGVYMADGWARASGKVGVAIGTAGPGFGNMISAMYQAYLARSPVICLLGQHATEEDGWGPFQEAYAEPLSGHFTKWTRRIIDPSMAAYFTQKAIRDATTYPCGPVGLEFPINIQGLVAGEEGSLRGYLPHGLCATPSRPAGDPQMVEKATRMLLEAKKPVIIGGDGIYWSDASEELREFVELLDIPVLTRRMGRGAVPEDHPLAFGAGFRRPIQMQADVIAIFGLKMNMLEGFGMPPRFPVENVRYIQVSEDPEELTTRLSSELSIFGSPKPVLRQMIDCAKDMMKSKPDRSEWLSIVNKVREEDEAKGKALIDEVRDNKPINPHFVAAELFDFLDKDATVILDSFCMAGFATDKIKASFAGQILDGATWSGVGHGVGIAMGAQLARPGKQVVDLLGDGGMGIAGFDIETAARYNIPACYLLLNNSSWMGSTAQKEILPEDVKNCDWGILPDIRYDKIFAEMGCHGELVTEPQHLKPALERAFNSGKTSVINVIPDNTVLAPQLQGRMEYYRKLFAGE